A window of the Equus asinus isolate D_3611 breed Donkey chromosome 20, EquAss-T2T_v2, whole genome shotgun sequence genome harbors these coding sequences:
- the BTBD10 gene encoding BTB/POZ domain-containing protein 10 isoform X1 gives MAGRPHPYDSNSSDPENWDRKLHSRPRKLYKHSSTPSRVAKGVVNHTKMSLHGASGGHERSRDRRRSSDRSRDSSHERTESQLTPCIRNVTSPTRQHHVEREKDHSCSRPSSPRPQKASPNGSSTSAGNSSRNSSQSSSDGSCKASGEMVFVYENAKEGARNVRTSERVTLIVDNTRFVVDPSIFTAQPNTMLGRMFGSGREHNFTRPNEKGEYEVAEGIGSTVFRAILDYYKTGIIRCPDGISIPELREACDYLCISFEYSTIKCRDLSALMHELSNDGARRQFEFYLEEMILPLMVASAQSGERECHIVVLTDDDVVDWDEEYPPQMGEEYSQIHLLREITPPEREKARKVHQSNSLKSSAHLEDSTCFIYSTKLYRFFKYIENRDVAKSVLKERGLKKIRLGIEGYPTYKEKVKKRPGGRPEVIYNYVQRPFIRMSWEKEEGKSRHVDFQCVKSKSITNLAAAAADIPQDQLVVMHPTPQVDELDILPIHPPSGNNDLDPDAQNPML, from the exons TACTCCCTCACGTGTTGCTAAAGGAGTTGTCAACCACACCAAAATGAGTCTACATGGTGCTAGTGGGGGACATGAGAGATCAAGAGATAGACGAAGGTCAAGTGACAGATCGAGAGATTCATCTCATGAAAGAACAGAATCTCAGCTCACTCCTTGTATTAGAAATGTTACTTCTCCAACACGACAGCACCATGTTG AACGAGAAAAAGATCACAGTTGCTCTCGTCCAAGCAGCCCTCGTCCTCAAAAAGCATCTCCAAATGGTTCCAGCACCAGTGCTGGGAACAGCAGCAGAAACAGCAGTCAGTCCAGTTCAGATGGTAGCTGTAAAGCATCTGGGGAGATGGTGTttgtatatgaaaatgcaaaagaaggAGCTCGGAATGTAAGAACGTCAGAACGAGTAACGCTAATAGTGGATAACACTAGATTTGTTGTAGATCCATCTATTTTTACTGCACAGCCGAATACAATGTTGGGCAG GATGTTTGGATCTGGCAGAGAACATAACTTTACACGTCCTAATGAGAAGGGAGAGTATGAGGTGGCAGAGGGAATTGGCTCCACTGTCTTTCGAGCTATTCTG gattactataaaacaggaataatccGTTGTCCTGATGGCATATCTATTCCTGAACTGAGAGAAGCATGTGACTATCTTTGTATCTCTTTTGAATATAGTACTATTAAATGTAGAGATCTCA GTGCACTAATGCATGAGTTATCAAATGATGGTGCTCGTAGACAGTTTGAATTTTATCTGGAAGAAATGATCCTGCCTCTCATGGTAGCTAGTGCTCAGAGTGGGGAACGAGAATGCCACATAGTGGTGCTTACGGACGATGATGTGGTTGATTGGGATGAAGAGTATCCACCACAGATGGGAGAAGAGTATTCACAAA TTCACCTTTTAAGGGAGATAACTCCACCTGAAAGAGAGAAGGCGAGGAAGGTCCATCAGTCTAACTCCTTGAAGTCCTCAGCACATTTGGAAGACTCAACGTGTT ttatttataGCACAAAATTATATAGATTTTTCAAGTACATTGAAAACAGAGATGtggccaaatcagttttgaaggAGCGGGGTCTTAAGAAGATTAGATTGGGAATAGAAG GTTATCCTACctacaaagaaaaagtaaagaaaaggccTGGGGGCCGCCCAGAAGTGATTTATAACTATGTCCAAAGACCCTTTATTCGAATGtcctgggagaaggaagaaggaaagagtcGGCATGTAGACTTTCAGTGTGTAAAGAGTAAATCTATCACCAACCTTGCAGCAGCTGCCGCAGACATTCCCCAGGACCAGCTGGTAGTCATGCACCCAACTCCGCAAGTAGATGAGCTGGATATTCTCCCTATCCATCCCCCTTCTGGCAACAATGA
- the BTBD10 gene encoding BTB/POZ domain-containing protein 10 isoform X5 encodes MSLHGASGGHERSRDRRRSSDRSRDSSHERTESQLTPCIRNVTSPTRQHHVEREKDHSCSRPSSPRPQKASPNGSSTSAGNSSRNSSQSSSDGSCKASGEMVFVYENAKEGARNVRTSERVTLIVDNTRFVVDPSIFTAQPNTMLGRMFGSGREHNFTRPNEKGEYEVAEGIGSTVFRAILDYYKTGIIRCPDGISIPELREACDYLCISFEYSTIKCRDLSALMHELSNDGARRQFEFYLEEMILPLMVASAQSGERECHIVVLTDDDVVDWDEEYPPQMGEEYSQIHLLREITPPEREKARKVHQSNSLKSSAHLEDSTCFIYSTKLYRFFKYIENRDVAKSVLKERGLKKIRLGIEGYPTYKEKVKKRPGGRPEVIYNYVQRPFIRMSWEKEEGKSRHVDFQCVKSKSITNLAAAAADIPQDQLVVMHPTPQVDELDILPIHPPSGNNDLDPDAQNPML; translated from the exons ATGAGTCTACATGGTGCTAGTGGGGGACATGAGAGATCAAGAGATAGACGAAGGTCAAGTGACAGATCGAGAGATTCATCTCATGAAAGAACAGAATCTCAGCTCACTCCTTGTATTAGAAATGTTACTTCTCCAACACGACAGCACCATGTTG AACGAGAAAAAGATCACAGTTGCTCTCGTCCAAGCAGCCCTCGTCCTCAAAAAGCATCTCCAAATGGTTCCAGCACCAGTGCTGGGAACAGCAGCAGAAACAGCAGTCAGTCCAGTTCAGATGGTAGCTGTAAAGCATCTGGGGAGATGGTGTttgtatatgaaaatgcaaaagaaggAGCTCGGAATGTAAGAACGTCAGAACGAGTAACGCTAATAGTGGATAACACTAGATTTGTTGTAGATCCATCTATTTTTACTGCACAGCCGAATACAATGTTGGGCAG GATGTTTGGATCTGGCAGAGAACATAACTTTACACGTCCTAATGAGAAGGGAGAGTATGAGGTGGCAGAGGGAATTGGCTCCACTGTCTTTCGAGCTATTCTG gattactataaaacaggaataatccGTTGTCCTGATGGCATATCTATTCCTGAACTGAGAGAAGCATGTGACTATCTTTGTATCTCTTTTGAATATAGTACTATTAAATGTAGAGATCTCA GTGCACTAATGCATGAGTTATCAAATGATGGTGCTCGTAGACAGTTTGAATTTTATCTGGAAGAAATGATCCTGCCTCTCATGGTAGCTAGTGCTCAGAGTGGGGAACGAGAATGCCACATAGTGGTGCTTACGGACGATGATGTGGTTGATTGGGATGAAGAGTATCCACCACAGATGGGAGAAGAGTATTCACAAA TTCACCTTTTAAGGGAGATAACTCCACCTGAAAGAGAGAAGGCGAGGAAGGTCCATCAGTCTAACTCCTTGAAGTCCTCAGCACATTTGGAAGACTCAACGTGTT ttatttataGCACAAAATTATATAGATTTTTCAAGTACATTGAAAACAGAGATGtggccaaatcagttttgaaggAGCGGGGTCTTAAGAAGATTAGATTGGGAATAGAAG GTTATCCTACctacaaagaaaaagtaaagaaaaggccTGGGGGCCGCCCAGAAGTGATTTATAACTATGTCCAAAGACCCTTTATTCGAATGtcctgggagaaggaagaaggaaagagtcGGCATGTAGACTTTCAGTGTGTAAAGAGTAAATCTATCACCAACCTTGCAGCAGCTGCCGCAGACATTCCCCAGGACCAGCTGGTAGTCATGCACCCAACTCCGCAAGTAGATGAGCTGGATATTCTCCCTATCCATCCCCCTTCTGGCAACAATGA
- the BTBD10 gene encoding BTB/POZ domain-containing protein 10 isoform X4, with translation MSLHGASGGHERSRDRRRSSDRSRDSSHERTESQLTPCIRNVTSPTRQHHVEREKDHSCSRPSSPRPQKASPNGSSTSAGNSSRNSSQSSSDGSCKASGEMVFVYENAKEGARNVRTSERVTLIVDNTRFVVDPSIFTAQPNTMLGRMFGSGREHNFTRPNEKGEYEVAEGIGSTVFRAILDYYKTGIIRCPDGISIPELREACDYLCISFEYSTIKCRDLSALMHELSNDGARRQFEFYLEEMILPLMVASAQSGERECHIVVLTDDDVVDWDEEYPPQMGEEYSQIIYSTKLYRFFKYIENRDVAKSVLKERGLKKIRLGIEGYPTYKEKVKKRPGGRPEVIYNYVQRPFIRMSWEKEEGKSRHVDFQCVKSKSITNLAAAAADIPQDQLVVMHPTPQVDELDILPIHPPSGNNDLDPDAQNPML, from the exons ATGAGTCTACATGGTGCTAGTGGGGGACATGAGAGATCAAGAGATAGACGAAGGTCAAGTGACAGATCGAGAGATTCATCTCATGAAAGAACAGAATCTCAGCTCACTCCTTGTATTAGAAATGTTACTTCTCCAACACGACAGCACCATGTTG AACGAGAAAAAGATCACAGTTGCTCTCGTCCAAGCAGCCCTCGTCCTCAAAAAGCATCTCCAAATGGTTCCAGCACCAGTGCTGGGAACAGCAGCAGAAACAGCAGTCAGTCCAGTTCAGATGGTAGCTGTAAAGCATCTGGGGAGATGGTGTttgtatatgaaaatgcaaaagaaggAGCTCGGAATGTAAGAACGTCAGAACGAGTAACGCTAATAGTGGATAACACTAGATTTGTTGTAGATCCATCTATTTTTACTGCACAGCCGAATACAATGTTGGGCAG GATGTTTGGATCTGGCAGAGAACATAACTTTACACGTCCTAATGAGAAGGGAGAGTATGAGGTGGCAGAGGGAATTGGCTCCACTGTCTTTCGAGCTATTCTG gattactataaaacaggaataatccGTTGTCCTGATGGCATATCTATTCCTGAACTGAGAGAAGCATGTGACTATCTTTGTATCTCTTTTGAATATAGTACTATTAAATGTAGAGATCTCA GTGCACTAATGCATGAGTTATCAAATGATGGTGCTCGTAGACAGTTTGAATTTTATCTGGAAGAAATGATCCTGCCTCTCATGGTAGCTAGTGCTCAGAGTGGGGAACGAGAATGCCACATAGTGGTGCTTACGGACGATGATGTGGTTGATTGGGATGAAGAGTATCCACCACAGATGGGAGAAGAGTATTCACAAA ttatttataGCACAAAATTATATAGATTTTTCAAGTACATTGAAAACAGAGATGtggccaaatcagttttgaaggAGCGGGGTCTTAAGAAGATTAGATTGGGAATAGAAG GTTATCCTACctacaaagaaaaagtaaagaaaaggccTGGGGGCCGCCCAGAAGTGATTTATAACTATGTCCAAAGACCCTTTATTCGAATGtcctgggagaaggaagaaggaaagagtcGGCATGTAGACTTTCAGTGTGTAAAGAGTAAATCTATCACCAACCTTGCAGCAGCTGCCGCAGACATTCCCCAGGACCAGCTGGTAGTCATGCACCCAACTCCGCAAGTAGATGAGCTGGATATTCTCCCTATCCATCCCCCTTCTGGCAACAATGA
- the BTBD10 gene encoding BTB/POZ domain-containing protein 10 isoform X3, whose product MAGRPHPYDSNSSDPENWDRKLHSRPRKLYKHSSTPSRVAKGVVNHTKMSLHGASGGHERSRDRRRSSDRSRDSSHERTESQLTPCIRNVTSPTRQHHVEREKDHSCSRPSSPRPQKASPNGSSTSAGNSSRNSSQSSSDGSCKASGEMVFVYENAKEGARNVRTSERVTLIVDNTRFVVDPSIFTAQPNTMLGRMFGSGREHNFTRPNEKGEYEVAEGIGSTVFRAILDYYKTGIIRCPDGISIPELREACDYLCISFEYSTIKCRDLSALMHELSNDGARRQFEFYLEEMILPLMVASAQSGERECHIVVLTDDDVVDWDEEYPPQMGEEYSQIIYSTKLYRFFKYIENRDVAKSVLKERGLKKIRLGIEGYPTYKEKVKKRPGGRPEVIYNYVQRPFIRMSWEKEEGKSRHVDFQCVKSKSITNLAAAAADIPQDQLVVMHPTPQVDELDILPIHPPSGNNDLDPDAQNPML is encoded by the exons TACTCCCTCACGTGTTGCTAAAGGAGTTGTCAACCACACCAAAATGAGTCTACATGGTGCTAGTGGGGGACATGAGAGATCAAGAGATAGACGAAGGTCAAGTGACAGATCGAGAGATTCATCTCATGAAAGAACAGAATCTCAGCTCACTCCTTGTATTAGAAATGTTACTTCTCCAACACGACAGCACCATGTTG AACGAGAAAAAGATCACAGTTGCTCTCGTCCAAGCAGCCCTCGTCCTCAAAAAGCATCTCCAAATGGTTCCAGCACCAGTGCTGGGAACAGCAGCAGAAACAGCAGTCAGTCCAGTTCAGATGGTAGCTGTAAAGCATCTGGGGAGATGGTGTttgtatatgaaaatgcaaaagaaggAGCTCGGAATGTAAGAACGTCAGAACGAGTAACGCTAATAGTGGATAACACTAGATTTGTTGTAGATCCATCTATTTTTACTGCACAGCCGAATACAATGTTGGGCAG GATGTTTGGATCTGGCAGAGAACATAACTTTACACGTCCTAATGAGAAGGGAGAGTATGAGGTGGCAGAGGGAATTGGCTCCACTGTCTTTCGAGCTATTCTG gattactataaaacaggaataatccGTTGTCCTGATGGCATATCTATTCCTGAACTGAGAGAAGCATGTGACTATCTTTGTATCTCTTTTGAATATAGTACTATTAAATGTAGAGATCTCA GTGCACTAATGCATGAGTTATCAAATGATGGTGCTCGTAGACAGTTTGAATTTTATCTGGAAGAAATGATCCTGCCTCTCATGGTAGCTAGTGCTCAGAGTGGGGAACGAGAATGCCACATAGTGGTGCTTACGGACGATGATGTGGTTGATTGGGATGAAGAGTATCCACCACAGATGGGAGAAGAGTATTCACAAA ttatttataGCACAAAATTATATAGATTTTTCAAGTACATTGAAAACAGAGATGtggccaaatcagttttgaaggAGCGGGGTCTTAAGAAGATTAGATTGGGAATAGAAG GTTATCCTACctacaaagaaaaagtaaagaaaaggccTGGGGGCCGCCCAGAAGTGATTTATAACTATGTCCAAAGACCCTTTATTCGAATGtcctgggagaaggaagaaggaaagagtcGGCATGTAGACTTTCAGTGTGTAAAGAGTAAATCTATCACCAACCTTGCAGCAGCTGCCGCAGACATTCCCCAGGACCAGCTGGTAGTCATGCACCCAACTCCGCAAGTAGATGAGCTGGATATTCTCCCTATCCATCCCCCTTCTGGCAACAATGA